The following coding sequences lie in one Myxococcaceae bacterium JPH2 genomic window:
- a CDS encoding AHH domain-containing protein, with product MSTGEVRHEPNSELAKRLNDIYKRNAKRKDEKRSKAKEEKKKKKKDEPPAPADGHIDPNAPLKGLLAKGDNYARRGYLYLKAQNGRGVYRDFSHAHLEEIRDMVKERAEFPGGPKENFNPTYTQQHPYPWEAHHMLPGSAFYYEMKDGKPAFTYKQIRLILVSEYNINHGHNVINLPSEDWAVPVHALICHPSDHAAYTMRIMDEMRKLSAKLQQTIDSIKDHGNLPELMFEELKALEEDSWEFLVELSRAIVAAKVAGVRFTGAGSEHVRYANKDGTTQYDWGSLW from the coding sequence ATGAGTACGGGTGAAGTTCGTCACGAACCCAATTCGGAATTGGCCAAGCGGCTCAACGACATCTACAAGCGCAACGCCAAGCGCAAGGACGAGAAGCGTTCGAAGGCCAAAGAGGAGAAGAAGAAGAAAAAGAAGGATGAGCCTCCGGCGCCCGCGGATGGGCACATCGACCCGAATGCTCCGCTCAAGGGCCTCCTGGCCAAGGGGGACAACTACGCGCGGCGGGGTTATCTGTACCTCAAGGCGCAGAATGGGCGAGGCGTATATCGCGACTTCAGCCATGCCCACCTGGAGGAAATCCGGGACATGGTGAAGGAGCGGGCGGAGTTTCCCGGGGGGCCGAAGGAGAACTTCAATCCGACATATACCCAGCAGCATCCCTACCCCTGGGAAGCACATCACATGCTGCCGGGTTCAGCATTCTATTACGAGATGAAGGATGGGAAACCCGCCTTCACTTACAAGCAGATTCGGCTGATTCTCGTATCCGAGTACAACATCAATCACGGCCACAACGTCATCAACCTGCCGTCCGAGGACTGGGCCGTGCCAGTCCACGCACTCATCTGCCACCCCAGCGACCATGCCGCCTACACCATGCGGATCATGGACGAAATGCGAAAGTTATCCGCCAAGCTCCAACAGACCATCGACAGCATCAAGGACCATGGCAATCTCCCCGAATTGATGTTCGAGGAGCTGAAGGCGCTTGAAGAGGACTCCTGGGAATTTCTCGTTGAGCTGAGTCGGGCCATTGTCGCGGCCAAGGTCGCGGGTGTGCGCTTTACCGGAGCCGGCTCCGAACACGTCCGCTACGCGAACAAGGACGGCACGACCCAATACGACTGGGGCAGTCTCTGGTAG